The following proteins are encoded in a genomic region of Sorangiineae bacterium MSr12523:
- a CDS encoding serine/threonine protein kinase produces the protein MASSELAPPEERHPHPAALRLPHALGRYTLFDFIGRGGMAQIYLARSNSDLGASRLCVLKLILPEYAGHPQFAEMLTHEAKLAAQLGHANIVHVFELGRVDGRLFIAMEYVEGFDLNALLRRCSRQKVPLPMEFALYIVTCVLRGLDYAHRRTDESGRPLGIVHRDVSPSNLLISFDGEVKVCDFGIAHANDVVAPLASDAPLVDEAIKGKAGYMSPEHARGAILDARADVFATGIVLWELLAGRRLYRLPGQTATRGALLELARNAEIPALPKRSLPREDDLHGIVMRALAVDKSNRYPSAGAMLRDLEAYAIETGRMPNPIKLGVWLSTHFGNEVIAHRRMRERAAAAVNKSLEVREARDSVTPVPRSPSGPPVSTFPVKSASAPPPPVAEVPALDPLPNDKALIALPLVQIEPAVEAPVEVPAVPEPAPKKDSSRRARVLLLVLLLIVAALGAAVWRGGFLESI, from the coding sequence GTGGCAAGTAGCGAGCTCGCGCCACCCGAAGAGCGTCACCCGCACCCGGCCGCCCTGCGCCTGCCGCACGCGCTCGGGCGTTACACGCTCTTCGACTTCATCGGCCGCGGCGGGATGGCCCAGATCTACCTTGCGCGCAGCAACAGCGATCTCGGGGCCTCGCGCCTCTGCGTGCTCAAGCTGATTCTTCCCGAGTATGCCGGCCACCCGCAATTTGCCGAGATGCTCACCCACGAGGCGAAGCTCGCCGCCCAGCTCGGGCACGCGAACATCGTGCACGTCTTCGAACTGGGGCGGGTCGACGGGCGCCTGTTCATCGCCATGGAGTACGTCGAGGGCTTCGATCTGAATGCCCTGCTCCGTCGGTGCTCACGGCAGAAGGTGCCGCTGCCCATGGAGTTCGCGCTCTACATCGTCACGTGCGTGCTGCGCGGGCTGGACTACGCGCACCGCCGCACCGACGAATCGGGCCGCCCGCTGGGCATCGTGCACCGCGATGTCTCGCCGTCGAATTTGCTCATCTCGTTCGACGGCGAGGTGAAGGTCTGCGACTTCGGCATCGCCCACGCGAACGACGTGGTGGCGCCGCTGGCGAGCGATGCACCGCTCGTGGACGAGGCCATCAAGGGCAAGGCCGGCTACATGAGCCCGGAGCATGCGCGCGGGGCCATTCTCGATGCGCGGGCCGACGTATTTGCGACAGGCATCGTGCTCTGGGAGCTTTTGGCCGGGCGAAGGCTCTATCGCCTGCCGGGGCAAACGGCGACGCGCGGTGCGCTGCTCGAGTTGGCGCGCAACGCGGAGATCCCGGCGTTGCCCAAGCGCTCGCTCCCGCGCGAGGACGATCTGCATGGCATCGTGATGCGGGCGCTCGCGGTGGACAAGAGCAACCGCTACCCCTCGGCGGGGGCCATGCTGCGGGATCTGGAGGCGTACGCCATCGAGACGGGGCGGATGCCCAACCCGATCAAGCTGGGCGTGTGGCTCTCGACGCACTTCGGCAACGAGGTCATCGCGCACCGCCGCATGCGCGAGCGCGCTGCTGCCGCGGTGAACAAGAGCCTCGAGGTTCGCGAAGCGCGCGACTCGGTCACCCCCGTTCCGCGCTCGCCATCGGGGCCGCCGGTATCGACATTTCCCGTGAAGTCCGCCTCGGCGCCGCCGCCGCCCGTGGCGGAGGTGCCGGCGCTGGATCCGCTGCCGAACGACAAGGCGCTGATCGCGCTTCCCTTGGTCCAGATCGAGCCGGCGGTGGAGGCTCCCGTGGAGGTGCCCGCGGTTCCGGAGCCGGCTCCAAAAAAGGACAGCTCGCGGCGTGCTCGCGTGTTGCTGCTCGTCCTCCTGCTCATCGTCGCGGCCCTCGGCGCCGCCGTGTGGCGCGGGGGTTTTCTCGAGTCCATCTGA
- a CDS encoding AarF/ABC1/UbiB kinase family protein, with protein MAASRDRPDASPIPLEKRPDAPPTSRLGRLAKLGALAPRAIPLATEAMKRAVGMKRTEDEEAQARAKVLSSAKKTAEAMLKTLGEMKGLPLKLGQMASYIDGLAPPGYEEKFQQVLKRLQAKAPPLSRDAAIKVVTEELGDHPSKIYEHWEADPFAAASIGQVHRAFSRSGDAVAVKVQYPGIDKAIENDLKSLSLLETMIAPVGRRYQSKETLEEIKAVFLSELDYTREAETAELFRRIHIDEAGDKDIVIPRVHHSLTTRRVLTCEMIDGMDYATFAETATKDERDAAGQTIWRFMFRALYAHGVLYADPHPGNYRFLGGGKVAFLDFGCAKFLPADIVTRMKRYVIAAQDADWEEFDRACVEVLGYDPTDPDGWPLYTSYTKLVLKPLIENTEFEFSHEFAREAVAYLVRNGKKIILRPDEKLPSLPKPIHMPVDHTFVNRLQWGLFSVLAGLNSKANWRSITEPWIRGPVTEHPRI; from the coding sequence ATGGCAGCTTCGCGAGACCGGCCGGATGCTTCGCCGATCCCGCTCGAAAAACGGCCGGACGCTCCGCCGACCTCCCGTCTCGGGCGGCTCGCGAAGTTGGGAGCCCTGGCACCACGAGCGATCCCCCTCGCCACGGAAGCGATGAAACGCGCCGTCGGCATGAAGCGCACCGAGGACGAAGAGGCGCAGGCCCGCGCCAAAGTCCTCTCGTCGGCGAAAAAAACCGCCGAGGCGATGCTGAAGACGCTCGGCGAGATGAAGGGGCTCCCCCTCAAGCTGGGTCAGATGGCCTCGTACATCGATGGGCTCGCGCCCCCGGGGTACGAAGAGAAGTTCCAACAGGTGTTGAAGCGACTCCAGGCCAAGGCGCCCCCGCTGTCGCGCGATGCCGCCATCAAGGTGGTGACCGAGGAGTTGGGCGACCACCCGTCGAAAATCTACGAGCACTGGGAGGCGGATCCCTTCGCAGCTGCGAGCATCGGCCAGGTCCACCGGGCCTTCAGCCGCTCGGGCGATGCGGTCGCCGTGAAAGTGCAGTACCCCGGCATCGACAAGGCCATCGAGAACGACCTGAAGAGCCTCTCTCTCCTGGAGACGATGATCGCGCCCGTCGGCCGCCGGTACCAGAGCAAGGAGACCCTGGAAGAGATCAAGGCCGTCTTCCTTTCCGAGCTCGACTACACGCGCGAAGCCGAGACGGCCGAGCTTTTTCGCCGCATCCACATCGACGAGGCGGGCGACAAGGACATCGTCATCCCGCGCGTGCACCATAGCCTCACCACGCGCCGCGTCCTCACCTGCGAGATGATCGACGGGATGGACTACGCGACGTTCGCCGAAACGGCGACCAAGGACGAGCGCGATGCCGCGGGGCAGACCATCTGGCGCTTCATGTTCCGCGCGCTCTACGCGCACGGCGTGCTCTACGCGGATCCGCACCCGGGCAACTACCGCTTCCTCGGCGGCGGCAAGGTGGCGTTCTTGGACTTCGGCTGTGCGAAGTTCCTGCCGGCCGACATCGTGACGCGCATGAAGCGCTACGTGATCGCGGCGCAGGATGCGGACTGGGAAGAGTTCGACCGCGCCTGTGTCGAGGTGCTTGGCTACGACCCGACCGATCCCGACGGTTGGCCGCTCTACACGAGCTACACGAAGCTCGTGCTCAAGCCGCTCATCGAGAATACGGAGTTCGAGTTCTCGCACGAATTCGCGCGCGAGGCGGTGGCGTACCTGGTTCGCAACGGCAAAAAGATCATCCTTCGCCCCGACGAAAAACTTCCTTCGCTCCCCAAGCCGATTCACATGCCGGTGGACCATACCTTCGTGAATCGTCTTCAGTGGGGCCTCTTCAGCGTGCTCGCCGGCCTGAACTCCAAGGCCAACTGGCGGAGCATCACGGAGCCGTGGATCCGTGGTCCCGTCACCGAGCACCCGCGTATTTAG
- a CDS encoding site-specific DNA-methyltransferase gives MALRKLAAYGDDKSPNMVIRGDNLGVLEHMASNAHAGLFRCIYIDPPFNTGRVFREYHDARHPEAWKAMMAPRLRAMRPLLRDDGAIFAEIDDTQLGCLLLLMDDVFGADNRIAIVTIVRSATTGHKAINRGPVNVTDYLLIYAKERKNFRPSAIVRKRAGRDPAYNLWLVNPDDPPSAWQFSPLKAEVTTHLGYARRTEAVRALGADGFERELERFSLAHARRVVRFAQPRYEAVSLAARALIDRSRAEPERIFWLDRGARHKPMILRGGNRLLFLADKVRKNDGGEPYLAEPLTNVWNDIPFQGIAREGGVVFTRNKKPERLLERVLTLGTEPGDWVLDPFLGSGTTAAVAHKMGRRYVGIEETGTLDELCIPRLARVVEGSDATGITRAQGWRGGGGFGVYA, from the coding sequence GTGGCGCTGAGGAAACTCGCCGCGTACGGCGACGACAAAAGCCCCAACATGGTCATCCGAGGCGACAACCTCGGCGTGCTCGAGCACATGGCGTCGAACGCCCATGCGGGGCTTTTTCGCTGCATTTACATCGATCCGCCGTTCAACACGGGGCGCGTTTTTCGCGAGTACCACGATGCGCGCCACCCCGAAGCGTGGAAGGCGATGATGGCGCCGCGGCTGCGCGCCATGCGGCCTCTGCTCCGGGACGATGGGGCCATTTTTGCCGAAATCGACGATACGCAGCTAGGGTGTCTCCTGTTGCTGATGGATGACGTCTTCGGAGCCGACAACCGCATCGCCATCGTCACGATCGTGCGCAGCGCCACGACCGGGCACAAAGCGATCAACCGCGGACCGGTCAACGTCACGGATTACCTGCTCATCTACGCCAAGGAGCGAAAAAACTTTCGCCCTTCGGCCATCGTTCGGAAACGCGCTGGACGCGATCCGGCGTACAACCTCTGGCTCGTGAATCCGGACGATCCGCCCAGCGCGTGGCAATTCTCGCCGCTCAAGGCCGAGGTGACGACACACCTCGGCTACGCGCGACGGACCGAGGCCGTGCGTGCGCTCGGGGCCGACGGCTTCGAACGCGAGCTCGAGCGCTTCTCGCTGGCGCACGCGCGGCGCGTGGTTCGATTCGCGCAGCCGCGCTACGAGGCGGTGAGCCTGGCGGCACGGGCGCTCATCGACCGATCGCGGGCAGAGCCGGAGCGCATTTTTTGGCTCGATCGGGGCGCGCGCCACAAGCCGATGATCCTCCGCGGTGGAAACCGGCTGCTCTTTCTGGCGGACAAGGTTCGCAAGAACGATGGCGGTGAGCCTTACCTGGCCGAGCCGCTCACCAATGTGTGGAACGACATTCCGTTCCAAGGGATCGCGCGCGAGGGCGGCGTGGTGTTCACACGCAACAAGAAGCCCGAGCGGCTCCTGGAGCGCGTCCTGACGTTGGGCACCGAGCCAGGCGACTGGGTGCTCGATCCGTTTCTCGGGAGCGGGACGACGGCCGCGGTCGCGCACAAGATGGGGCGCCGCTACGTGGGCATCGAGGAGACGGGGACCTTGGACGAACTTTGCATCCCGCGGCTTGCGCGCGTGGTGGAAGGCTCCGATGCGACCGGCATCACACGCGCACAGGGCTGGCGCGGCGGCGGAGGCTTCGGTGTCTATGCGTAG
- a CDS encoding lytic transglycosylase domain-containing protein: protein MRSAVVTLATIAALVPSCARRETAKEGPAAVAAADASTLMVLPRTSDGGTSPPREVPHWAESVRMQAWDDAARELDALPDAEKQEPSIRYVRARVALARGGAAEVNKAIALLDDLKTALPLLADDIERRRAEAKLSVGPFRDAADYYNGRGSAAALLKASEAYEKSQMPVPARAACDRVIALDKHTRAQEAEARARRIRLGVRTPTEDASDARWIVVEAPDLTWAKDAEATLAKSDPAHPLTAEELLKRAKVLGDANMVDEALESLKKIATAPGKAVANIDRLRAKADILMHARTHALEASKAFDECVAVGGPKAADDAFHAARALSRADHDDEAIERYAQVARRFPKTPWAEKASFYGARLHLLHARWAQAAAAFDEYAKNFPKGDEKREALRGRAIARLMNKDYKLARKHFEELAGDENDAIAAARATNLAALAALHDGDRTQAVLRWTDVARSRPLSWPALVARARLAEVKAPLPPAIDPPDPKNAWQPLSISIPPPVDMLFRVGLDADAEAQLRERESLLTSAATGRGVEALCEAYGYLGRAKRRYQVAQQIPAATLAAAPSPATEWAWECAFPRPYDAFVRAEETAHHLPSGLLHAVMRVESAFDPDVTSPARAVGLLQLLPETALTVAKSLGQPNAEVLLTNPAQNIKLGARYLKELIERFHGQIPLALAGYNGGPDAVARWMSRLKDAPLDVFVEQIPYTETRAYVVRVMGNFARYAFLQGGESQVPTVTLTYDKD, encoded by the coding sequence ATGCGTAGCGCCGTGGTCACGCTGGCGACAATCGCGGCGCTGGTTCCGTCGTGCGCGCGCCGAGAGACGGCGAAAGAAGGGCCCGCGGCCGTGGCCGCCGCCGATGCGAGCACCTTGATGGTGCTCCCACGCACGAGCGACGGCGGTACGTCGCCGCCGCGCGAGGTCCCGCACTGGGCGGAGTCGGTACGCATGCAGGCGTGGGACGATGCCGCACGTGAGCTCGATGCGCTGCCCGACGCCGAGAAGCAAGAGCCGTCGATCCGGTACGTGCGCGCGCGTGTGGCGCTGGCGCGCGGCGGCGCGGCCGAGGTGAACAAAGCCATCGCGCTGCTCGACGACTTGAAGACGGCGCTACCGCTTCTTGCCGACGACATCGAGCGGCGACGCGCCGAGGCCAAGTTGAGCGTCGGCCCCTTCCGCGATGCGGCCGACTACTACAACGGCCGGGGCTCGGCTGCGGCGCTGCTCAAAGCGTCGGAGGCCTATGAGAAATCGCAGATGCCCGTGCCGGCGCGCGCGGCGTGCGATCGCGTGATTGCGCTGGACAAGCATACGCGCGCGCAAGAGGCCGAGGCACGGGCGCGGCGGATCCGCCTGGGCGTGCGTACCCCCACCGAGGATGCGAGCGATGCGCGGTGGATCGTGGTGGAGGCGCCCGATCTCACGTGGGCCAAAGACGCCGAGGCGACGCTGGCGAAGAGCGATCCCGCGCATCCGCTGACGGCGGAGGAACTGCTCAAGCGCGCGAAGGTCCTCGGCGATGCCAACATGGTCGACGAGGCGCTGGAGTCGCTGAAGAAGATCGCGACGGCGCCGGGCAAGGCCGTGGCGAACATCGACCGGCTGCGCGCCAAGGCGGACATTTTGATGCACGCGCGCACGCACGCGCTGGAAGCGTCGAAAGCCTTCGACGAGTGCGTGGCGGTGGGCGGGCCCAAGGCCGCGGATGACGCCTTCCACGCCGCGCGGGCTTTGTCGCGGGCAGATCACGATGACGAGGCCATCGAGCGCTATGCGCAGGTGGCCCGGCGCTTTCCGAAGACGCCGTGGGCCGAAAAGGCGTCGTTCTACGGGGCGCGGCTTCATCTGCTGCACGCGCGCTGGGCGCAGGCCGCGGCGGCGTTCGACGAGTACGCGAAGAACTTCCCCAAGGGCGACGAGAAGCGCGAAGCCCTGCGCGGGCGGGCCATCGCGCGCCTGATGAACAAGGACTACAAGCTCGCGCGAAAGCACTTCGAGGAGCTCGCGGGCGACGAAAACGATGCGATCGCGGCCGCACGGGCGACCAATTTGGCCGCGCTCGCCGCGCTGCACGACGGCGATCGCACGCAGGCCGTGCTCCGCTGGACGGACGTGGCGCGCAGCCGCCCGCTCTCGTGGCCCGCGCTGGTGGCGCGTGCACGCCTGGCCGAGGTGAAGGCGCCGCTGCCGCCGGCCATCGACCCGCCGGACCCGAAGAACGCATGGCAACCGCTCAGCATTTCCATCCCGCCGCCGGTCGACATGCTCTTTCGCGTGGGGCTCGATGCCGACGCCGAGGCGCAGCTGCGCGAGCGCGAATCCCTGCTCACGTCGGCGGCCACCGGGCGCGGCGTGGAGGCGTTGTGCGAAGCGTACGGCTACCTCGGTCGGGCGAAGCGGCGCTACCAAGTGGCGCAGCAGATCCCCGCCGCCACCTTGGCGGCGGCACCGAGCCCGGCGACGGAGTGGGCCTGGGAATGCGCTTTTCCGCGGCCGTACGATGCCTTCGTGCGCGCGGAAGAAACGGCGCACCACCTGCCGAGCGGCCTGCTCCACGCCGTGATGCGCGTGGAGAGCGCGTTCGATCCCGACGTCACCTCGCCGGCCCGCGCGGTGGGCCTCTTGCAGCTTCTGCCCGAGACGGCGCTCACCGTGGCCAAGTCCCTCGGGCAGCCGAATGCCGAGGTGCTTCTGACCAACCCGGCGCAGAACATCAAACTGGGCGCGCGCTACCTGAAGGAGCTCATCGAGCGCTTCCACGGCCAGATCCCGCTCGCGCTCGCCGGCTACAACGGGGGGCCGGATGCCGTCGCGCGCTGGATGTCACGGCTCAAGGACGCTCCGCTCGATGTCTTCGTCGAGCAGATCCCCTACACCGAGACGCGCGCGTACGTGGTTCGGGTCATGGGAAACTTCGCCCGCTACGCCTTTCTGCAAGGCGGAGAATCGCAGGTTCCAACCGTGACGCTCACATACGACAAAGATTGA
- a CDS encoding hemolysin family protein, which produces MIGLLLAALFIVLNGFFVAAEFAFVKMHATQLHPRVRRGEKRAIFAQSIIERLDRYLSVTQFGVTLASLGLGWIGEPAIERLVLSWAGPFIHGEAEKALHVAIVIVAFGFLTFGHVLFGELVPKLIAIQRSESTALFSATPLHVMYFAFRPLLWILERASALILRFMGLSADAASEGTLSEEQILGILAANTARSPMGKEKSQLLERVLRFSSRTARHAMVPRVDVASLPIDTPRADAIRFIRSQQYSRLILTKDRSLDNVVGYLYVKDFLLEEVLGQGDLKSLRRDAIFVPETQGLLDVLRRMQESQIPIAVVVDEYGGTSGIVTMEDLLEEIVGEIRDELDEEPAALVKVPGDEHAWEVDARLKMDDLRSIGVLVENEDAAEPIGAVLLEKLGRMPRKGDSVAIAGNAVGIVSALSRRRIIRVRVRITPQPAAA; this is translated from the coding sequence GTGATCGGGCTCCTTCTCGCTGCGCTCTTCATCGTCCTGAACGGCTTTTTCGTCGCCGCCGAGTTCGCATTCGTCAAAATGCACGCGACGCAGCTTCACCCGCGCGTGCGCCGCGGCGAGAAGCGGGCGATTTTCGCGCAGTCGATCATCGAGCGGCTCGATCGGTACCTGTCGGTCACGCAGTTCGGCGTCACGCTCGCAAGCCTCGGGCTCGGTTGGATCGGCGAGCCCGCCATCGAGCGCCTCGTCTTGTCGTGGGCCGGGCCCTTCATCCACGGCGAGGCCGAGAAGGCGCTGCACGTGGCCATCGTCATCGTCGCCTTCGGCTTCCTCACCTTCGGCCATGTGCTCTTCGGCGAGCTCGTTCCCAAGTTGATCGCGATCCAGCGCTCCGAGTCGACCGCGCTTTTCTCGGCCACGCCGCTGCACGTGATGTACTTCGCCTTCCGCCCGCTCCTGTGGATCCTGGAGCGCGCCTCGGCCTTGATCCTGCGCTTCATGGGCCTCTCCGCCGACGCGGCGAGCGAGGGCACGCTCTCGGAGGAGCAAATCCTGGGCATCTTGGCCGCGAATACCGCGCGCAGCCCCATGGGCAAGGAGAAGAGCCAGCTGCTCGAGCGCGTGCTTCGCTTCTCCTCGCGCACCGCACGCCACGCCATGGTGCCGCGCGTGGACGTCGCCTCGCTGCCCATCGACACACCGCGCGCGGACGCGATCCGCTTCATCCGCTCGCAGCAGTATTCGCGCCTGATTTTGACCAAGGATCGATCGCTCGACAACGTCGTCGGCTACCTCTACGTGAAGGACTTTCTGCTCGAAGAGGTGCTCGGCCAGGGCGATTTGAAGAGCCTCCGGCGCGACGCGATCTTCGTGCCGGAGACGCAAGGTCTGCTGGACGTCCTGCGGCGCATGCAAGAGTCGCAGATCCCCATCGCGGTGGTCGTCGATGAATACGGTGGCACCAGCGGCATCGTCACCATGGAGGACCTCCTGGAGGAGATCGTCGGCGAGATCCGCGACGAGCTCGACGAGGAGCCGGCGGCGCTGGTGAAGGTGCCGGGCGACGAGCACGCGTGGGAGGTCGACGCGCGATTGAAGATGGACGACCTGCGCTCCATCGGCGTGCTGGTGGAGAACGAGGACGCGGCGGAGCCCATCGGCGCGGTGCTGCTCGAAAAATTGGGCCGTATGCCGCGCAAAGGCGACAGCGTGGCCATCGCCGGCAATGCCGTGGGCATCGTGAGCGCGCTCAGCCGGCGCCGCATCATCCGCGTGCGCGTGCGCATCACCCCGCAACCGGCCGCCGCGTGA
- a CDS encoding MMPL family transporter, which produces MSRFWKWLFVLATVVSLALSTFKLRLSSDLTDLFPNRSETTMLMRFLRGFGGGDLGVVLVRGEDPADVEASAVALVGELKTKASVARVLDSAPPPKDFDPTLAWSYASPTARDRLKQALTPEGMRERLEGTRELLLAPGAAEIEERAARDPLRLTMIPWELRTEVAAGVNVGTGSGGAFVGDGGRARLVILEPRGSAFHGNDAESFVTDVRAAMRAAARPKVTMDLTGGHAIAEATADMLRRDMIVSSVLSTVLASVVFLVTFRRMRALLAVLPPLGLGTLWTMGIAALFPTGLSAIATAFAAVVVGVGVDTGVHVYAALLEGRRRGLSPAQAARHARETTARPTLLAALAAGFAFAALFLSELPAVRQLGILCGAGEVLTAVGILLVTPEIGAWLERGAPPPRPVHRWTSFVDALTRTRPRALAALLVSLAPFAFLAVFGWPAAHDTLVAIRPQALAPLATQREIYRLFGSKEGQWLVVTADRDPERATERADRVAEALDRLTTEGTIDGFDTLTNFAPSRATQRARLAERDALDLAAKRPALETALAERGFDPSAFGSAFEAFEHPSQAVTSMDPKGPLAWIISRHMAREGDDTLVVSYVRPSGDPAKDARARAAIAQADTETVITGYHQLETALRHALSHDLPIVALLALVLVIVTLRAALRRGFDVALTLATIAVEVSAVAALMRIFHVRLHVYDALVMPVLVGITMDESMFLLHAARAARDAGSSIGEAIARALRTEGPLVASTALTTAAGFAALLACRFEGLFDLGAVGALGSALGLLAALVVIPAGLRLALARGPHSE; this is translated from the coding sequence GTGAGTCGTTTCTGGAAGTGGCTCTTCGTCCTCGCCACGGTGGTGAGCCTCGCGCTCTCCACCTTCAAACTGCGTTTGTCGTCCGACCTGACGGATCTTTTCCCGAACCGCAGCGAGACGACGATGCTCATGCGCTTTCTGCGGGGCTTCGGCGGCGGCGATCTCGGGGTGGTGCTGGTGCGCGGGGAGGATCCGGCCGACGTGGAGGCCTCCGCCGTGGCGTTGGTGGGGGAATTGAAAACCAAGGCGAGCGTGGCCCGCGTGCTCGATTCGGCGCCGCCGCCCAAGGATTTCGATCCGACGTTGGCCTGGTCGTACGCCAGCCCGACGGCGCGGGATCGCTTGAAACAGGCGCTCACGCCCGAGGGCATGCGCGAGCGGCTCGAAGGCACGCGCGAGCTCTTGCTGGCGCCGGGCGCGGCGGAAATCGAGGAGCGCGCGGCGCGCGATCCGCTGCGGCTCACCATGATTCCCTGGGAGCTGCGCACCGAGGTGGCGGCGGGCGTCAACGTGGGAACGGGCTCGGGCGGCGCCTTCGTCGGCGATGGCGGGCGAGCGCGGTTGGTTATTTTGGAGCCGCGCGGCAGTGCCTTCCATGGCAACGACGCCGAGAGCTTCGTCACCGATGTGCGGGCAGCCATGCGCGCCGCAGCGCGGCCCAAGGTGACCATGGATCTCACCGGCGGGCATGCCATTGCCGAAGCAACGGCCGACATGTTGCGCCGCGACATGATCGTGAGCTCCGTGCTGTCGACGGTGCTCGCGTCGGTGGTGTTCCTGGTGACCTTTCGGCGGATGCGGGCGCTGCTCGCGGTGCTTCCCCCGCTGGGGCTGGGCACCCTCTGGACGATGGGCATCGCGGCGCTTTTTCCGACGGGTCTCTCGGCCATCGCCACGGCGTTCGCGGCGGTCGTGGTGGGCGTGGGCGTCGACACCGGCGTGCACGTGTACGCGGCGTTGCTCGAGGGGCGAAGGCGCGGCCTCTCGCCCGCGCAGGCCGCGCGCCACGCACGCGAAACCACGGCGCGTCCGACCTTGCTGGCGGCGCTGGCCGCAGGCTTCGCCTTCGCGGCACTGTTTCTGAGCGAGCTTCCCGCGGTGCGGCAGCTCGGTATCCTGTGCGGTGCGGGCGAGGTGCTCACCGCCGTGGGCATCTTGCTGGTCACGCCGGAAATCGGCGCGTGGCTCGAACGCGGTGCGCCGCCGCCGCGGCCCGTGCATCGATGGACGTCGTTCGTGGACGCCCTGACGCGCACGCGGCCGCGCGCCCTTGCCGCGCTGCTCGTGTCGCTGGCGCCCTTCGCGTTTCTCGCGGTCTTCGGCTGGCCTGCGGCACACGACACCTTGGTCGCGATCCGGCCGCAGGCCTTAGCGCCGCTGGCCACGCAGCGCGAGATTTACCGGCTCTTCGGCAGCAAGGAAGGCCAATGGCTCGTCGTGACCGCCGATCGCGATCCCGAGCGCGCCACGGAGCGGGCCGATCGCGTGGCGGAGGCACTGGATCGGCTGACCACGGAAGGCACCATCGACGGCTTCGACACGCTCACCAACTTTGCGCCGTCACGGGCCACGCAGCGCGCGCGCCTCGCCGAGCGGGATGCGCTCGATCTGGCGGCGAAACGGCCCGCGTTGGAGACCGCGCTGGCCGAGCGCGGTTTCGACCCTTCGGCCTTTGGAAGCGCATTCGAGGCGTTCGAGCACCCTTCGCAGGCGGTCACGAGCATGGACCCGAAAGGGCCCCTCGCGTGGATCATCTCGCGGCACATGGCCCGCGAGGGCGATGACACCCTGGTCGTGAGTTACGTGCGCCCCAGCGGCGATCCCGCGAAGGACGCACGCGCGCGCGCCGCCATCGCGCAGGCCGATACCGAGACGGTGATCACCGGTTACCACCAGCTCGAGACGGCGCTGCGGCATGCGCTTTCGCACGATTTGCCCATCGTGGCGCTCTTGGCCCTGGTGCTGGTCATCGTCACCTTGCGCGCGGCGCTGCGGCGCGGGTTCGACGTCGCGCTCACCTTGGCAACCATCGCGGTGGAAGTCAGTGCGGTGGCCGCGCTCATGCGAATTTTCCACGTGCGGCTGCACGTGTACGACGCGTTGGTGATGCCCGTGCTGGTCGGCATCACCATGGATGAATCGATGTTCCTGCTCCACGCGGCCCGTGCCGCGCGGGATGCCGGGTCGTCGATTGGCGAAGCCATTGCGCGCGCCCTTCGCACCGAGGGCCCGCTGGTCGCCTCCACGGCGCTCACCACGGCGGCCGGGTTCGCTGCGCTTCTCGCGTGCCGCTTCGAAGGTCTGTTCGATTTGGGCGCGGTGGGCGCGCTCGGTTCCGCGCTCGGGCTTCTGGCCGCGCTCGTCGTCATCCCCGCGGGACTACGACTTGCTCTTGCAAGGGGCCCCCACTCCGAATAG